GGTCTAGAACTTAAAAGGGTGAAGTTCCTCCTGTTTTGAGTGTTAGTTCCAAGTATTTCTCATGGTCTTCATGGATTACCTACAAATCAGCAATTGAGATACACTTTGTCTTACAAGTTCGAGGTAAATGATGACGTGCATTGGACTGATTGGAGAATGGCAAGTTAATTTTGTCAAGTTGAAGTCAAGGTGTGCATTGAAGATTTGGAGGATCTGCCCATAGATGAATTGGTTATGCATGCCTagattttctggttttctttcaaagtttcaagtttcaattgaaCTATTGAAGAGTTTGAGCTTTTATTTACTTTGGTAATGTGAAGTTTGGTTAATTTGGTTATTTATGACTGTGTATTTGTAATGGACTTATGGACAAACTGAACACTATATTTGGCACTTCCAATATCTGCTTTTTTGTTACAGAGACATAGATTGTTGTCATTTTGGCTATTTTTGCTGCATTTGGCATCATTTTGGCTAATAACCTATATGGCTATATTTGCTTTCACAAGTTTCAGTACCAACCAGTTAAAAACAGAGTTAGGCCCGGAAGATCGGGCGGACTCGGCCCTGATGATACCGGTCCGGATTTTACCCGGGCCCTGATTTTTTAAGAACAAAGCCCGGTCTGTCATACTACAACCGGGCCGGACCCGGGCTCTGAAAGCAATAGCACGGGCTGAACCCGCGCCCAGCCCTACTTTCGTAAGTTGGATCGGACTATGCAATTATGCAATCATCATAATAAATATTCTTTGATGTATTGAACTATCAATTAACAAGCATATATTTAAAGCAGGTGGCCGAAAATATCTCACTGTGATGATCGAGCCACCGCAGAAAAGTCTTCAGCGATCTCGCTCGCTTCTAGAAAACTCTTACCCCCATAGATAGATATCCTTCGAACGTTGTAGCCACGAAGGTTTACGACAACTTTGGGAAAAGTCAACTATGACCACCACGCACGGTTGCTTGAATTGAGTTTTTTTAATTAGGGCTATCTGGTGTGCAACAATATATGACATAGATACATTTGTGTGTGGTGATGGAAGAGTGTCATAACATGCACATATGGTGTGGGGTGTGGGGTGTGGTATGCACGCATGATAAAAAATTTCCTTTAATTATGGATAACATGATTACCAGCCTGGCTGGCCGGCTAGTTTTCCGATACGTTAGGAGTTGCGACTTGTCAAAAACCAACTCACCCACGTACATGACGACCATATGCATGAATAGAAGGCCTTATAGTATAAGCAAGTAACATTTCTATATCATTAGTTTCATGCATTGACTTCATTCTGTAAGTAACTAGCTACTAGATTGCAATTAATGCTGTTatttctctctctgtctctctatctccctatatatatatatatagtagaagGAGAGCAATACACACACGTACATCTCACAAGGCATATGGCAGATATATGTAGTACGTGATTGATCTGTCTCCTATAGCATAtagcagatatatatatatatatatatatatatatatatagtgattgATCCAGCCTCGTATAGCTAGTTGTACACTTGTAAATCAACATCTATGACGATCCCCACCACCCCAGTAACCGTGATTACCAAAATCCCTGTCATAGATTTCTCAAATGAGGATTGCTTGAAGCCGGGGACAAGTTCTTGGCTCTCTGTTCGCAAGGAGGTTTGCTATGCACTTGAAGAGCTTGGCTGTTTCTCTGCAATACTACCTGAAACTTTAGCTTCTTCTGGGCTTCGCAACACCATGTTTGGTGCTGCAAACGAGTTGTTCGATTCTCCTATAGAAATTAAAACACAAACCAATAGCGAAAGCAGGAAAGGCTTATTTGGCTATTTCAAGGGGAATTCTGCCCATGAAAACTTGGGAATTTGGAACCCTTCAAACCCAGAAGAAACCAGCAAGTTCACGAAGCTCTTTTGGCCTAATGGGAACGACCAATTTCGGTATATAACGTACTAAATAGCATACCATACTTGCTAGCTTTCATACATATGTATTTTGTCAGCTTAACtaatatagttatatacattAACTGTTATTCGGATCGGACATGCAATTTAAGCTTTTATGATCCAATGATATTCTAGCAATATATATCTTCAGACCATATAATATACATTAATTGTTGGCAAATATGTTAGTTTTTTTGATTTAGGTGCATATATGCACCGAAAAAGCTAACATATTGATTccttcaaaaaacaaaaaaagctaACATATTGAttcttgttgtggccatattGGCAGTGATGGGGTGGCTCTTTATACAAAATTGATGGAAGATTTAGATCAAGCTGTGACAAGGATGGTGTTCGAAAACTATGGTGTAGATCAGTACCATGAAGACCACATTCGATCAAGTCTATATGCTTTGCGATATAATAAGTACTTAGATCCCAAGAAAGCTAGAGAAGATGTGGGTTTGCGTAGTCATACAGATAAGAACTTTACCAGCATACTCCATCAAAATGTCAATGGTCTTGAAGTGAATACCAAGGAGGGGGAGTGGATAGGTTATGATCCTCATCCTTTGTCATCATCCTTCCTGTTTATAGCAAGTGATGTATTTCAGGTACGCAGGCATTCAATACGTACCCCTTAATTATGAAACTTAACATCATGTTTTCACGTACATATGGTATGTAAAAACTCAGGTTCAGTACATTATGCGTTCGACAACTTATTGGTTGAGATCTGAACGTTAATGTAGACCTTAAATTTGCATCCAAATAACAATCTACAAGGTCATATATGTCGAGCTATAAGTTGTAGATTGATTACATCAACTGTGGAGACTAGCTTAATCAACTATAGAGTCTTGGTAGTAATTACTAATTACTTGGTGCCTCAATTAGGCTTGGAGCAACGATAGAATCAGGGCATGTAGACATAGAGTCACCCTCAGTCACATAAAAGAGGATGGGGTAAGATACTCGTTGGGGCTCTTTTCACTCAAACAAGGGATCACCCACATTCCCAAGGAGCTTGTGGACGATGAACATCCCTTGAGATACAAGCCATTTGATCAAATTGAGTACATTCAAGCACAAGCTGCAGGAGTTGAGTGCACCCTTAAGGAATTTTCTGGAATTTGATTTCTTATATTTCTGGTTTCTTCGATCTTTTTCAAAATAAAGTTATTAATTACATCTGTACCATCTCTGTAGTACGTGTAATCAATCTGGGTAAGAATGTTAGCAGTTTGAAGCAATAataatcttcatcttcataaatTTATTTAAGTTTACAGCACTATGTAATGTACGTATTTGCTCTCTATCAAATGTGTCTATTCATTCTATCGTATTTGGTTCAGGTTGGAGATGACTCAGATGAGCATCAGTTTACAGTTCCGTTGTAtgttgttttcaatttacaGATCCATCACAATTTACAGCTCTATCAGGTTTTAATGCTCTTCTTAATGCTTATTTTAGATCCAAATTTGTCATCTCCACAAGACTAGTCAAGTTTGCAAAAGTTTTGCCATGTCAAGGCAGCTTGCATTTGGGGGTGCTGTCAGTAATTCAGTATTTTGCCTACGTTTAAACTATTGAATCTGTGTTTTCGATTGgagtttgttttcttctccttAGAATAATTGGTAGTTTGTGTGACAATGCGTTGGAGAAACTTGCATGCAATCCCATGCATTGTTGATCATCGATCTCCTTCTAAACTTGTTGGGATTGCCTTCGTGGTTTATGAGAAGATGAATCAGTGAACATCGATCTACGCTTTTAATCGTAACTTCTTATTTCCTTTTGTCCGACGTCAAATTACAAAATGGCATGTTTCAGATTCTTGCACGCACACCACAAGTTATAAATAGCCAATCAAGAAAGGCATAATAGCCAATTTGTTACTCTAGGATTCACCTTAGTGTCAGTTTGTTACTCTAGTTTTTATTTGTGTCAATTTGCTACCCAAAGTCTTCATAATTAACCAATTTTCTAACCAAAGTATTACCGGCCCGAGGGTAAAAGATCGAAGACGCTGTCGGAATCTTAAAGTTCATCGTACTTATATCACACAAGATGTCACGACCtcgaaatttcgagtataaaattcgaattcgaagccatgaaaatctctaaaacaatctcaataaatcgaaatcacttTAACGTcacagtggatcattactgagttcatggtacactcagtcaaattgattattacaaaccaaatttataattcaagcattatatcaaatggaaatgtaaaaatcatctcaatcctcaccataaGATAGAATAAATCAATttcaagtcttcagagttgtccgtcgattccgctaatccacacctgcagaactatcccctacaccatcgaataggtgcaccggaaatgtaaacacaaacccggtaagctttgcagttcgtatgagtaaacaacaatataactcacatataaaaacataagaaaatacataaagcattaatcataaatgcactcatgagttatTTGACGGCCCCTTTGGTTGtaaaatgatatttgaaaatatatttgctcatgagaaatcgggcaacccctctgtttacccaaatacatttataatacgggtactcatgagcgctgatacacctctgttacccctcatgttagtacgccgcccgacattgggtaaccacttgctacccaatatccaaaatatgggtactcataagcgtTGGTAcgcctctgttacccctcatgttagtaccccgacagacaaactagagctctaactgtatcgtaactgtcgcccggccaaggctaggttccgacatgccaacacgtccgaagacaggtccacagaccacaaaaacgttttaacataactcaagttaaaacaacgtacaaacaatcatcacatgttattgtacaaatccaagagacatgctcaaataagtAAATATCAACGCTATAATGAACTCATTTGTAAATGGAATTtatgacaatatatattatagcaaaccatatatatgtacctattttaccaattatacacatacacaatccactatatcatatacatatcatagttcgttctttttaattaagcgtaattgtgaatctccgcaagggtagatttgtcactgtgagattttactcaca
This genomic interval from Argentina anserina chromosome 1, drPotAnse1.1, whole genome shotgun sequence contains the following:
- the LOC126802702 gene encoding probable 2-oxoglutarate-dependent dioxygenase AOP1; its protein translation is MTIPTTPVTVITKIPVIDFSNEDCLKPGTSSWLSVRKEVCYALEELGCFSAILPETLASSGLRNTMFGAANELFDSPIEIKTQTNSESRKGLFGYFKGNSAHENLGIWNPSNPEETSKFTKLFWPNGNDQFRDGVALYTKLMEDLDQAVTRMVFENYGVDQYHEDHIRSSLYALRYNKYLDPKKAREDVGLRSHTDKNFTSILHQNVNGLEVNTKEGEWIGYDPHPLSSSFLFIASDVFQAWSNDRIRACRHRVTLSHIKEDGVRYSLGLFSLKQGITHIPKELVDDEHPLRYKPFDQIEYIQAQAAGVECTLKEFSGI